The following coding sequences are from one Ammospiza caudacuta isolate bAmmCau1 chromosome 10, bAmmCau1.pri, whole genome shotgun sequence window:
- the DNAAF4 gene encoding dynein axonemal assembly factor 4: MPVWLREHSWRQSLAAVYLSLPLRGARATAANIFCSEQYLKVSIPPFLFEAVLYAPIDDTNSTAKIGNGNIFFTLYKKEPAMWDSLTLANADKEKLQHLRENAILEVQEKAKEETKAKKITKQENKKYALEATMKLEEAERKRIEDLKEKERQKVTKELELWKNQQKDGDKYKSIQAKEELHQEKEPLKERKNEKLNKTRIPNEGSSKTRLKSTRGGGSCSIFSQDLKEEQLPAPRAAATIKVNFTPRVFPTALRESRVAEEEEWLHKQAEARRIINSDLSELEDLKEEEKNPDWLKDKGNKMFAMGDYLGAVNAYNLAVRLNNKLPLLYLNRAACHLKLRNLHKAIEDSSKALELLTPPVPDNENARVKAHVRRGTAFCQLELYTEGLQDYEAALKIDPKNKIIEKDTEKIRQLIQGTMQSS; encoded by the exons ATGCCGGTGTGGCTGCGGGAGCACAGCTGGCGCCAGAGCCTCGCCGCCGTGTACCTCTCGCTGCCCCTGCGCGGCGCCCGGGCCACCGCCGCCAACATCTTCTGCAGCGAGCAGTACCTGAAG GTAAGCATCCCTCCCTTTTTGTTTGAAGCCGTTTTATATGCACCTATTGATGACAcaaacagcacagcaaagattggaaatggaaacattttcttcACTTTGTATAAAAAAGAACCAGCCATGTGGGATTCCCTAACTCTAGCAAATG ctgacAAGGAGAAACTACAACATCTGAGAGAGAATGCTATTCTAGAAGTCCAAGAAAAGGCAAAGGAGgagacaaaagcaaaaaaaataacaaaacaggaaaacaaaaaatatgctTTGGAGGCCACAATGAAG CTagaggaagcagaaagaaaaagaattgaagatttaaaagaaaaagagcgGCAGAAGGTCACTAAAGAGTTGGAGTTAtggaaaaaccaacaaaaagatGGTGATAAATACAAGAGCATACAAGCAAAAGAGGAATTACATCAAGAAAAAGAGCcattaaaagagagaaaaaatgaaaaactgaacaaaacTCGGATTCCTAATGAAGGAAGTTCTAAGACAAGACTCAAATCCACAAGAG GTGGTGGTTCCTGTAGTATATTTTCACAGGATTTAAAGGAAGAACAGTTACCAGCTCCCCGAGCTGCTGCTACAATTAAAGTCAACTTTACACCACGAGTTTTTCCCACAGCTCTGCGAGAATCTCGTgttgcagaggaggaggag tGGCTGCATAAACAAGCAGAAGCTCGAAGAATAATAAATTCTGATTTATCTGAGCTGGAAGATttaaaggaagaggagaagaatcCAGATTGGTTAAAGGACAAAGGAAA CAAAATGTTTGCAATGGGAGACTACCTTGGGGCTGTAAATGCCTATAACCTTGCAGTGAGGCTGAACAATAAACTCCCCCTGCTGTACCTGAACCGTGCTGCTTGCCACCTTAAACTGAGAAATTTGCACAAAGCTATCGAAGATTCCTCCAAG GCTCTGGAACTGTTGACACCACCTGTTCCTGATAATGAGAATGCTCGAGTGAAAGCCCACGTGAGACGTGGAACAGCGTTTTGTCAGCTGGAATTGTACACTGAAG GCCTCCAGGATTATGAAGCAGCTCTCAAGATTgatcctaaaaataaaattatagaaaagGATACTGAGAAGATTCGACAACTAATTCAAGGAACAATGCAAAGTTCTTAA